The Drosophila sulfurigaster albostrigata strain 15112-1811.04 chromosome 3, ASM2355843v2, whole genome shotgun sequence genomic sequence GTGCCACTGGCAGACTCCTCCAGACTTCAGACTCCACTCTCTCTGTGTAAAAAGGTATTTGAATAGCCCCCGACAAGGACACACATTGTAACAGGGACAACAGGACGAGCGGACAGGAAGTGCGGACGAACAAAAACCAGACGGAGTGTCGAGTagtcgcagttgcagctgcttcaTCTCCCCTCTATCATCTCCTTCTTCGCCTGctgtcaaaataaataagtgtgtaattcaatatttaaggCTTTGTCAGTAATTATTTTGGCCAAAGCAGCGAAACTTTTGCCTCAACTTGttcattgcaaatgcaaaaaggaGACTCTTTAAATCGTTAACTCATCAACATAAAAGCaatgcaacaatttgtttcCAATTATACGCACTACTCAAAAGTAGCTTGAagttgtttaattttcttttcaaaatttcatattGACTTTGTTTCCGGTAGTTCGAAAAGCGTGAAAATGTTGGCTTCAAAAATTAGAATAACaattcttttgcatttgcttttaacCATCTaaattaaatctaaatttCATGTTTGACATATTTGCAGTCGaaatagaaaacataaaaGTATTGTAGAATTTCaacttgatttaagaattaataatttgacatattttcaaaaggaTTCAAAAGCTTGTTCTGGATTTGAACACCAAATTAGCTGACAACACTTCTGTGTTTAATGCGATTACTTggatcatttaaaaaataatgacaacgcacgaaataaaaacagaaaacattggaaaaattgtattttttttttattaaaataatatgaacaTGTAATAAAGCTAccgtcgagtgtgctcaactttgagatacccgcaaaCTATGTTATTGcgaataaaagctaaacagtgtCATAcgcattttaatatataccaaattaaatactgcaagaataacaaaaataaccCGAATACTATcttttacattcaaaatatatcacagagtgtaaaatatactagatatacTTTGTCAGCCAATGTAAGTAATTCTAAGACCCATCGAAAAGTActtcgaaaaaaattatacctCTATCTCTTCTAGTCTCTGTGATCTAGGTATTTATACGGATAAACAGACACTTATCGTCTCATCAATTGACCcggattaagaatatatatatactttatatggtcggagatgcctccttcgaTCTGTtagatatattttctataggcacaatgttataatactcttttaCTCTATGAGTAGCAGGTATAATTAAACACGTTTTAATACCTGCTCTATGGtatatgtcaatataccaaatataacatttggtatttttagtatttttgtggtatattaacattaatatcgcactgttttTCTGTTATTCACAGTGGGTAGCAAGTATCTTGATAAACCTTCCACAATACTTGCagtttcatattatttaaacacTTTGATggtacaaaaattattaaaaaatcattatATTCCGCACTCGAAATATTTAAGGAAGTATCTCAGAGTTTTGTAGCTCCCTCGCTCATTGCCATAGAGGAGCATAGAGAGCAATTGAGAGCTGAGCTCGTGACCCACTTGCTTCACATTTGTCTTGATTAAAATGGTTAGAATTATGAGTTGCCTGCTTGGCCACTTGATAGCTCGTATAAATTATAAACCAATTTACTAACTATCCAACCGAAAATGTGCTGCAATGAATGAAGTTCCCCCAACGAACGAAAGGAACGAAACATAATAATGGCATCGGGAGAGCGTGAAAATGAATTATGCTTAAAAAATGGTGGATAATGTGAGAGGGAGGCGGAAGAGAGGCGGAGGTCGGAACTTGGCATTCGAATGCTTGACAATGAAacgaaatacacacacacacacttacacacacacacacatttgccaCCTGTGTGAGCCGCATTCGAAAATTTTTCTCGTCGCTTTTCATGTGCATATATTTCCAGGACCTTTCGCTCCTTCGCTTGGCTTCTGCATGTTGCCCACATTTTCTATCCttcctccttttttttttgtgttgggtttggtttttgggtttttgtgttttattttgaatatgcgCATAGTTTAAGTCTGTAATTATTCCAGCATTTAGCTTAGCATTTCACCTCACACTTGCACATTGCTATGAAAACTGCATGCGTCGTTGAATCCAGCTCTGTTTCTCCTACTTTCGTCCTTCGTCCTTAGTCCTGTCTGTccagcttctctctctctctctggccaGGATGTGCTCACTGTTCACTGCTCGCCGCGTGTTAAagtgaattttaaatgatttattgcaCGTCTAGCTCGCAGCTAACTGATACTCTGTCTCTCTTCCTTTCTCCTTTCCCTCtcccttccctctctctcaacTATAACAAATTCCTTGCTGTCCTTGCAACGCGTGTGAATTTGCTTTGCCTTCATCATGCTCGCTCTTTATGGCAGCAAATTACTTTTGCTGCTTGGTTTAAGGCTCACAAGCATTAGAATATTAGCTGTAATTATGCATTtacattgcatttaatttccaaCTCGCAATTACGCGTTGCAATTTCGAGTTTGAGTTTCACTCGAGTCCTTTGACTTTCACTCAACTCTCAAACATGGCATAAACACAATAATTTGCTGTCTGTAAGTTCCCCAATTAAGTCATCCACTCAACTCACTcaagttgcatgcaacatgcgcCACAACTCGCATACTTTTAATCGAACCTTGCCTCAAACAGCTTCCACAAACGTTTTTTCGAAGAGTTCGTTGTGCTCCTTAACGAACTGCTTGCAACATGTGGCAACTAAGGGTTGCAAGTTAGTTGCAAGTTGTTTGCAACTTGAAAAGGGGTTGCAGGAGtcgctttgctgctttgcaGAACTGAGTGAAATAATTGAGTGCTGTACAGAGGGGCGTATGAGTGATTTTTTGTTCTACGACTACGGcggaaattaataattatgcataattaaataaattaataatgttattaatgcACCACAGTTAAGGTAAGGCAGAAAAAAAGAGTGAGAGGAAATTGAACAAATTACAAACGCAATCAAAAATCACATTAATCAAAGGGGATAAATGTGGCAAGGTAAAATTTACAATGCAGCATTGAAAATGCAGTGCAATATATGCAAAAAGAGGTGTGGcaaaggacacacacacacacacacacacacacacacacacacacacacacacacacacacacacacacacacacatataacaCATAAAAAGGAGCCGTGACcgaagcataaaaataaattgatatcaCAACGAATTTTGGAATGTGCAATATGCGATGACGATTTCCCTCCCCTTTCTCCCCTCCCTCTTCACTCTTATAGAGCTACTTTTTTGTGCCATGAATTATTTTGGCCCGTCTGCATGTGAAATTTTTGGCCAAACAATTGGcaagcagcaataacaactaaCTAGCaagggagaaagagagggagagtgggAAGAGGGAGAGTGGGTGAGAGGGAAGGCAATGCTGACGACGACGCCGAATGAATATGATGCatgaaataacaataatgaaatgaCAACAAAAGGCATGGATAACAAAAGGATTGTTGCCTGAACTAAAGCATTGCACATGTCAGAAGAGCAGTTGACCAACTCGTTGATATAGAAAAcgaagagatagagagagagggggggaagggaaatcaaaatcaaaatcaaatgtgatttttggtcactttgaaaattgttgattAGTTACGCCTGAGTGCAGCCAAATGAATTTTTCGGGGCCGCGCTGCATTAAAGCGATTTTGACTACCAGCCACTTGACATAGATAGTTTATAGTTTATAACGAGTTGCctccaacaaaaaatattctacAATCAATTGTGTGTAATGCATAATGtatgtaaaatgaaattgcgGCATGTAACCATAAGCTCGATGGGGTAATTTTCATTGAAACAATTaaaggcaaataaattaaaaaatgtggTCGCATGGCGGTTGCATTCAACACAGCGACAAATTGCATTGTGTATCACCTACAGTGCATTATCAATACatattcgtatatatatatgcattatGTATATCCATAATTTCTTGTCTGTCGATTAACATTAATTCAAGCATATTCTCATTTGAATTTACATGCAAATTTCGTGCACGCACTTTTGACTTTAACATAATAACATGGACATTACTCGTAAACTAGTTACAACCACCGCCCACCGCCCACCGCccacaaatttattgttaatcaACTGCAACTATTGCGCACGAAATTGCATTCTTGACTTGCacgaaattataatttcacaTTGTCTATACTATAAACAAGGTGATTAACAGCTCTAATACAACATATATTAAAACGAAATGGTTTTGTACTCACTtcagctaatttaaatttatgtcaTTTTTAGGATAACGATCTAAATgctattatatatgtatttataataaaatccTTTCCTAATATGACGCCtattcaataattattatacttaTTCTAATACACTAATTAGAAGATAAGTAATATGtaagtataaaaatacaatagtATTACATATCCAACAAGAATAATATTTGAAGCTTTGCGTAGCATGAAAAGTTGTGAGCTTACAATCCATGTccataattttgtaataaaacatACACTCAAATGCCCACTTAACAGGAAAACCAGCTAATATAACTACCTCCCAAACAACCacacaaaagttttgtttgctaaccaaattttcagttgctgctgcacgtTTTGGGTATCAATTATCCTGGTACTTGCACCGGTGTAATaatgtggttgctgttgttgttgtccataCTCACCATGTGAAGCGTGGTTAATTgagtttaaatattaaatgcttGGAAACTTAGGTATTTACGCATCATAACTAGTTGGCACTTTCAAATGTTGGCGGTCGTTTCAAATAATCTGACATTCACATTGCAACGGCGACATGCACACCATTTTAACAGAGGCAACAGTCTCCGTTTTCGTTAACAGCTCCGCTCAGCTGTTTTGGCAAAATGTGTGCTGTTTTGATGTTATTCAACAATGTGGTGTTGTCGCAAACGACAAGAAAATTCATAGAAACTTactgtttttaaataaaaacgtcTTAATAATGTTGACAATACGCGCAGCTTTGCCGTGTGCTAAACAATTTGCCGCTGTCTTGGCAAATACagctcgcacacacacgcgtTACGCAGCCTTTCTTCAACCACAAGTGCAACTGAAGCAGCAAAATCAGCACAAAATCCGATTGTATGCAACACAGCAGCCAACCCCGAGTGCTAAAAATGCGGAGACTACCTTGCAACGTGTGTACTACGGCAGCTTGGCTCCACGCATGAAGCTGGTCAAATTATTCTCACTTACCACCAGCTTTGCCGGCATCGCAGCGCAACCAATTCTAATGGAACAGGGCTTGAAGATTGGCGGCACCGGTATGGCTGTCTTGTTGTGTACCGTTGGTGGCTTCTTTACGTTCGTAAcaccgctgctgttgcactttgTCACCAAGAAATACGTAACGGAGCTGCACTACAATCAAGCGACGGATGAATACACCGCCACAACAATATCGCTTATTCTGACAAAGATTCAGGTAACATCGGAACACAATGTTTGCTTAACAATTCgttaataattcatattttaacaGACAACGTTTCGACCCAGTGATGTCGTTGTACCCGAGGTGCCCGGAATGTTCACTTCGTTCACAGTAAACAAGCGTCCGTTGTTCGTTGATCCAGCCCTGTTCGATGATCCCGAGCATTATGTGCGCATAATGGGCTATGATAAGCCCatcgattttaaattaaatgtaccAGATGAGACGGagcaaacgaaaaaagaaataaaaataaaccaaatttctgtttcaaattgtattttcacCATTTTGTTTCTATTCGAGATTTCTATTCAAAATTACCcgaaaaaatgaatataccacatttaaatactttaaaacgGGTTGGCAGTGCTACGGCTCACGTGCTGCTAAGTATTTGTATGTAGTAGACACGGTAATTTAAcgaattaattaaactttgccattttattttatattctaggttatatatattaatatatggtTTCCATAGGTTTACTAAGTAAATGATCCagctttaaaaacaaaaagtaggTTCAGACTTCGATCATAAGCTAAGATCTATAAAACATTCGTTTGTATTTATCTACCTCATAATGTTGTGTAACAATTACGGCCTACtagcatttaacatttaaccaaaaaatattttttagttttgcatattttgtaattgaattttctgCAGTGAATATTTCAACATATTTATCAAATccaaatagtattttttgaaaaaaagtaacAACTGACATTCCGCCGTCGATACATTTCGTTATCGAATTTTAGTAATGCCAATAGGAAACGTAATGAGACCATTTGAgtttatcaaaatattattgtaaacaaattcgaaatataccaaaatatactcaAAACTTCATGCTGTCGCTGTGGATTCGGTCACGCTGTATTGGACATACAAAGTTTAGACAGACGcaattatttaacttttaaacGAAACTTACAACGAGTTTTAGTACGCAAGTGTCGTGCGTAAATAGTATCTGATTAAATACACTCTCGTTGCAATAATGGTAGTGTCAGAGAACGAAAAGGTAAGAATAATATGCTGAAATGATAGCCGCATGGTTTCGGTTTCAGCCGTGGCAGGGTCGTCGATAAACAGGGCTGGTTGCTCAAGAGGGGGCGGCTCGGCAAGGGCAACgatgacagcgacaacgacggcAGCAGCACAGTATTTTAGTGCAGCTGGCGTGGCACGTCATCGGCagattttccatttgcattttattttttttcaatcgGAGTAAAATTCGATGTGCTCGTTGCTAGCTTGTGAACAATTTGGTGTTTTTCAATTAACGTAATGTAAAAGTGAAGTTAACGTGTTTCcaacacatgcatacataacGTATGTGTACATTTTTCTCGCGCTACCTTATGAAGTAGTgactcttttctctctctcgttctctcacTCCATTTGCATACGGATTTTGGTTTTCGTTTGCTCTTTAAAAATACACGCCGTGCGTTTgcttcttttgtgtgtgtgtagctgtCATTCTTTTTCTGTCGTAGCTCGCTGGAATTTCGCACACACCCAAATGTGAATTTGTACATATTCGTTTATATACATAggtgtatatatatgcatatgtgtgcatatgcatgtgtgaaGCATAAAAAGTAGGTGAatcaagagaaaaaaaaagaaagaagtaaATTACTGCAATGAGCACACAAACAAAGCGGTAGCCGTCAGCCATAGCAGTTTTGCCATGACGACTGCGACTTTCATTGCAAGCAGCAGCGTTAACGTCGACGCCGACGCCAGCAGATGATGGACAACAGTTCGTTCAGTTCGTTGGCTTTCAGTAATTCGCGTCACTTATTGAAACTCGCACACGCCAAACTCAAAAAATTACAAAGTACAATTTCAATAGCCAAAAACTGATGATCAGTGAGTGAGCCAAATTGTAAgggtgagagagggagaggagaaAAGTAGTCAGTGTGTTTTCAGAcattctatgtgtgtgtgttgtttgtgcatttgtaaatttttagcGTTCAAACATCACatttatttcgaaatttataACAGCAGCAATTTTCCCTAAACACTCGGggggaaaaacaaaaaagagttAATTTCTTCgcgtatttaaaatattgttgaattttattgcacaAATCGCAAGTAGAAAgtaaacgaaacgaaatacgaaaaacCGGCCTGAAATTGTgtattgcaaaaacaaataaataacaagtttAGCAAGTTTTCCGATTTTGTAAAAAGATATACGACACGAATATAAGTTAAAAGTGAGTCAGTGTAGTGTCATTGCCTCCATCTCCAACTCTTGATCACGATCTTCTCCAGAGTTCTATTTGTCGAAAAAAGCCACAAAATATTGCAAGCAATTTCGTCTTcgtcatatatgtatgtgtatatgtaataCGAGCATATGCACACACAGAGCTACTAATACCCAcatagaaaagaaaagcttCACGCACGCATACAGACAgtacataaacacacacacacctaactgagtacatacatatacacagcAAGCAACGAACGATCATCGCGTCAAGtgaatcaacaacaacaaatcgtCTCTCTCGCGAAAGCTCCCtggcaacaataaaagcaacaacaacaacaagagcaacagcctCAACATGCAGAGCGACTTTCACAGAATGAAGAACTTTGCCAACCCCAAGTCTATGTTCAAAGTAAAAAGCAAATCACTTACATATACGCAATGCAATctctcttttaattttttgtaatatttaatttaatattttttcttcttcgcttTACAGAGCAGCGCTCCTGCTGGCAACGCTGAAGCGAATGCCAATGCAAACACAGTGGCCCCCGGACGTCCGGAGCCAACGCCAccagttgctgctgatgccgcCCCAGCTCCAACTGCTGCTGAGAACAACGCTGAGGAGCAACCGAAGGCAAACGCTGCTGATGCTGGCGACGATGCTGTGCGCACAGAGCATTTGTTCAAACACCCACTGCAAAACACATGGACATTGTGGTATTTAGAGAACGATCGCTCCAAGTCGTGGGAGGATATGCAAAACGAGATCACCAGCTTCGATACCGTCGAGGACTTCTGGAGCCTATACAATCATATTAAGCCGCCATCAGAGATTAAGCTGGGCAGCGATTACTCCCTCTTCAAGAAGGGCATACGGTTGGTGTACTTTGCTATCTGTTCGatgattgtttattaaattttactctTTTCATGTTTAGCCCAATGTGGGAGGATGCTGCCAATAAGCAAGGTGGTCGCTGGGTCATCACACTCAACAAAAGCTCCAAGAATGACTTGGACAATTTGTGGCTCGATGTggtaagcaaaacaaaatctgAAAATAATATCTATAAAGGTGCACCtagaaaattatgcaattcTTTGCGAAAATGTAACTTAAATTGTAACGTCAAAATAATCTTCCATTATTTTTGATGGCTCTTAACAGCAAGTTCTGTATACTAAATGGActatttaaaagattttgaGTATCTAAAGTGtattttccaaaaatactTGCAATTATCTTATATGTAGATAACACTCTCTTCTTTATATGCTATACAGTTTacatttaatgattttatttctattcttTTCAGCTGCTTTGTTTGATTGGCGAGGCTTTCGATCATTCCGATCAGATTTGCGGTGCTGTTGTCAACATTCGTGGCAAGAGCAATAAGATTTGTAAGTAATCTAAAACGGCATTGTATGTATGGAAACCTTATAATAACAAATCAACTATTCTGCTTAGCTATTTGGACTGCCAATGGTAACAATGAGGAGGCTGCTCTCGAAATTGGACACAAGTTACGTGATGCTCTGCGTCTGGGACGCCAGAATTTGCTGCAATATCAACTGCACAAGGACACAATGGTCAAGCAGGGCTCCAGTGTCAAATCGATCTACACTTTGTAAACCAATTTTTGAGCGCAACTGTTTTACGTTACGTGTTTATGTTGCACTTTATTACCTGGTTATCCCATCTTTTAATCGTAATactgtaaaacaaaaacacagccGTCTTCACGTCAAGAGAATCGagaaggaaaacaaaaaaaaaacaataacagaaaCACACCCTTGTTATCAAGAAAAAGAACGGCGCAAGTTATCAAGAGCCCCGCCTTTTTTTCTTGTAGTCAGTGTCATGGATTAtgcgaaaaatatataaagaataagCTATAAAAACGAACAAACTGACTTTctggtttttatttaaatttatagcgaattttaaaaattgcaatacaatttaagataaatgcttaaaattgCATGTTAGATGCATTGGCatgttttgtttagtttttttgctttacatTGAAGTTGTATATAAAAAGGCGCTATCGGCTTTAATTAATCATACATTGCTGATAAGTTCATCCGTTTTTGACTAGTCAGACAATGTAATGACGATAatggttttattaatttattataattaaaaattaaagctaTTTTTGggtatacattttaattttaatgtactCTAGTTACAATTATTGGCATAATACTATATACccaaacatatttttgttttacatgcaccatttttatatgaaattattgtCATTTTAGCGTTCTTTCTTTGAGTTTTACAAGGGAAATTACTTATATAAGCGGGTAACAATTAATATAAGACAATTGCCTATATATCATTGGGTGTAATGCTAAAAACGTAACAGTActtccaattttttttataagcgTTGGTtgcttttttatgtttaattaaacaaaagttgaATAAAGGAGGAGCCTTTGACTGCTTAGCTGCAATTATACTGATAAAGGAATAGGCAAATAATTTTGCTGAGTTCTTTAAAAGTACAagatgaaaatcaaaattaattctGAATTGGAATTTATGGCATGCTATTGCtttggaaaattgaaattaaataagttgCCTAAATGCTTTGCTTACAGACTAATAAAAATCTTTAGTTTATGACGATCACATTGGAAGACTTATTGTTGTGATTAGTGTGACATTATTTGCTCGACCTTCTTGCGCAAATCCTTGCGACCACAGTCGGCGAGTCCTTGACAGAGTTGCAGGAGCAGTTGACGTGGATCGTTGCATTCATCCTCCTCGAAGATCTGCAGCAGGCGGAGAATGCGCGACTTGAGGTCACGCGGATAGGTGGTCTCGATGTCGTCCATGATGCCTTCGCCAATGCCCAGTTTGCGACCCAATTCTCGCCAGGAGCGACCGCATTCCTGTGAGATCTTCTTGAATATTGCCGCTCGCTTCTCAGCCGTGAATTGAGCAGGTACCACATAGTTCTGTGGCTGTGGTTGTGGGGCCACAGCCGCTTGAGGTG encodes the following:
- the LOC133846328 gene encoding transmembrane protein 70 homolog, mitochondrial is translated as MLTIRAALPCAKQFAAVLANTARTHTRYAAFLQPQVQLKQQNQHKIRLYATQQPTPSAKNAETTLQRVYYGSLAPRMKLVKLFSLTTSFAGIAAQPILMEQGLKIGGTGMAVLLCTVGGFFTFVTPLLLHFVTKKYVTELHYNQATDEYTATTISLILTKIQTTFRPSDVVVPEVPGMFTSFTVNKRPLFVDPALFDDPEHYVRIMGYDKPIDFKLNVPDETEQTKKEIKINQISVSNCIFTILFLFEISIQNYPKK
- the LOC133846326 gene encoding eukaryotic translation initiation factor 4E1 isoform X1 codes for the protein MQSDFHRMKNFANPKSMFKSSAPAGNAEANANANTVAPGRPEPTPPVAADAAPAPTAAENNAEEQPKANAADAGDDAVRTEHLFKHPLQNTWTLWYLENDRSKSWEDMQNEITSFDTVEDFWSLYNHIKPPSEIKLGSDYSLFKKGIRPMWEDAANKQGGRWVITLNKSSKNDLDNLWLDVLLCLIGEAFDHSDQICGAVVNIRGKSNKISIWTANGNNEEAALEIGHKLRDALRLGRQNLLQYQLHKDTMVKQGSSVKSIYTL
- the LOC133846326 gene encoding eukaryotic translation initiation factor 4E1 isoform X2 codes for the protein MVVSENEKSSAPAGNAEANANANTVAPGRPEPTPPVAADAAPAPTAAENNAEEQPKANAADAGDDAVRTEHLFKHPLQNTWTLWYLENDRSKSWEDMQNEITSFDTVEDFWSLYNHIKPPSEIKLGSDYSLFKKGIRPMWEDAANKQGGRWVITLNKSSKNDLDNLWLDVLLCLIGEAFDHSDQICGAVVNIRGKSNKISIWTANGNNEEAALEIGHKLRDALRLGRQNLLQYQLHKDTMVKQGSSVKSIYTL